The Methanococcoides methylutens MM1 genome has a window encoding:
- a CDS encoding PLD nuclease N-terminal domain-containing protein, with protein MNKIRSEWNIAGLMVFFTILVFTHHIGQLLWGVVTIATLFWIFMLCDCLQRNTDDFPHTGDHEKLIWSVVLVLLNFIGAVMYYFMVRMQDNSENIS; from the coding sequence GTGAATAAAATTAGATCTGAATGGAACATTGCCGGACTGATGGTATTCTTTACAATACTTGTTTTTACACACCACATAGGTCAATTATTGTGGGGAGTAGTGACAATAGCCACTCTTTTCTGGATCTTTATGTTATGTGACTGCCTCCAGAGGAACACAGATGATTTTCCCCACACAGGAGACCATGAAAAATTGATCTGGTCGGTTGTTCTGGTATTACTGAATTTCATAGGTGCGGTCATGTATTACTTCATGGTCAGGATGCAGGACAACAGTGAGAATATATCATGA
- a CDS encoding winged helix-turn-helix transcriptional regulator: MNKWILAILILFLVPLLACGIVYVESEYNTAKSEYIIVPASEDMYEPGYNYEGADGTLTFWELPLKLQMIHIFTVFLAAIGLAKLSPLILAQFNLIFANKNRKDVFDHIVSNPGCSVADISHDLELNRGTVKYHLKKLHIEHKIIVSDHGSSPRFFQNNSTYSEQARIIAPFLQDINQKRILLMIRDKPGMTNNEISQALSITNSTVSYHLKKMTTNELLLSEKDGRYRRYSLDPRMESELDTVVHAEI; the protein is encoded by the coding sequence ATGAATAAATGGATACTAGCAATCCTGATCTTATTTTTAGTACCACTTCTGGCATGCGGAATCGTATATGTGGAATCCGAATACAATACAGCCAAAAGTGAATACATCATAGTGCCAGCCAGTGAGGATATGTATGAACCAGGTTACAATTATGAAGGAGCAGACGGAACCTTAACTTTCTGGGAACTTCCTTTAAAATTACAGATGATACATATCTTTACCGTATTCCTGGCAGCGATAGGCCTTGCCAAACTGTCACCCCTGATACTGGCACAGTTCAACCTGATATTTGCAAATAAGAACAGGAAGGATGTTTTTGATCATATCGTAAGTAATCCGGGATGCAGTGTAGCTGATATATCCCATGATCTTGAGCTAAACCGAGGTACTGTGAAGTACCATCTGAAAAAGCTGCACATCGAACACAAGATCATTGTATCAGATCATGGAAGCTCTCCAAGGTTCTTTCAGAATAATTCGACCTACAGCGAGCAAGCCCGGATCATAGCTCCCTTTTTGCAGGATATAAATCAAAAACGAATACTTCTGATGATCAGGGATAAGCCGGGTATGACAAACAACGAAATATCACAAGCCCTGAGCATCACCAACAGCACCGTCTCATACCACCTGAAAAAGATGACCACGAATGAACTGCTGCTATCGGAAAAGGACGGAAGATACAGAAGATATTCTCTGGACCCACGGATGGAATCGGAGCTTGACACGGTTGTTCATGCTGAAATATGA
- a CDS encoding formylmethanofuran dehydrogenase subunit B: MVFKNIMCPVCGASCDDIQVELGDGEITVKNACKMGNGKFQEIVSTHRLKDPQVRKEGKLQKAAWDEALTKAAEMLVNAERPLFFLGSETSCEAQEVGLHIAEYLGGVADSNATICHGPTVMGIQESGCPAATAGQTKNRSDVNIYWGSNPLASMPRHMSKYAVFPRGYWSKRGRFDRKVITVDPRRTDTAVASDLHVQLNPNTDYELFSALLTIINGKRPHPSVEQITGVPISVMDEMVETMINANFGSISVGLGLGSSIGKHRNVELGLNLVKELNNNHGTKFVLGALRGHCNVAGFNQIASYLYGYPFGIDFSRGYPRYNPGETTCVDVLREKDVDAAFVMCADLVNHIPADAASYLAEIPMTCLDIAPCPTVTASDVVLPGVIDAMENDGTFYRLDNVPMYFKPFTSSPFEFTQSNEDTLKQLFAKIKEIA, translated from the coding sequence ATGGTTTTTAAGAACATCATGTGTCCGGTTTGCGGTGCATCATGTGATGACATTCAGGTAGAGCTTGGCGACGGCGAGATCACTGTCAAGAACGCATGTAAGATGGGTAATGGAAAGTTCCAGGAGATCGTAAGTACACACCGTCTCAAGGACCCACAGGTCAGGAAAGAAGGAAAGCTTCAGAAAGCTGCATGGGATGAGGCACTTACAAAGGCAGCTGAAATGCTCGTAAATGCTGAGAGACCTCTCTTCTTCCTTGGAAGTGAGACCTCCTGTGAAGCACAGGAAGTAGGCCTTCACATCGCAGAATACCTCGGTGGTGTAGCTGATTCCAACGCTACCATCTGCCACGGTCCTACTGTAATGGGTATTCAGGAAAGCGGATGTCCTGCAGCAACAGCAGGTCAGACCAAGAACAGAAGTGACGTCAACATCTACTGGGGAAGTAACCCTCTGGCATCCATGCCAAGACACATGTCAAAGTATGCTGTCTTCCCAAGAGGATACTGGTCCAAGAGAGGAAGGTTCGATCGTAAGGTCATCACAGTCGACCCAAGGAGAACCGACACTGCTGTAGCATCAGACCTTCACGTCCAGCTCAACCCTAACACCGACTATGAACTGTTCAGCGCACTGCTGACCATCATCAACGGTAAGAGGCCACACCCATCTGTCGAGCAGATCACCGGTGTACCTATCTCCGTAATGGACGAGATGGTCGAGACAATGATCAATGCAAACTTCGGTAGCATTTCAGTAGGTCTTGGTCTTGGTTCATCTATCGGTAAGCACAGGAACGTTGAACTCGGACTTAACCTTGTCAAGGAGCTCAACAACAACCACGGAACAAAGTTCGTACTCGGTGCACTGAGAGGTCACTGTAACGTAGCAGGTTTCAACCAGATCGCATCATACCTCTACGGATACCCATTCGGTATCGACTTCTCAAGAGGCTATCCAAGGTACAACCCTGGAGAGACCACCTGTGTGGACGTTCTGAGGGAGAAGGACGTAGATGCTGCATTCGTAATGTGTGCTGACCTTGTCAACCACATCCCTGCAGACGCTGCATCATACCTGGCAGAGATCCCAATGACCTGCCTGGATATTGCACCATGTCCAACAGTCACTGCTTCAGATGTTGTTCTTCCTGGTGTCATTGACGCAATGGAGAATGATGGTACATTCTACAGGCTCGACAACGTGCCAATGTACTTCAAGCCATTCACAAGCTCTCCATTCGAGTTCACCCAGAGCAACGAAGACACACTCAAGCAGCTCTTCGCAAAGATCAAGGAAATTGCATAA
- a CDS encoding DUF2339 domain-containing protein, translating to MDQNQKGSDSETADIEPENLKRSIQPYEKLIQDNFLYLNKKIEKLEKRVAFLEGKGYTQEPEVTVVTVATAAEKVVTGNVVAEKVAAEASRETYKPTENLGFKVFGAVGFVLIMLGMFYLYSYAVDQGWIGILERVALGVAFSLVVLVIGEIFRRKEYERFSQLITGGGISLLYFTMYATYHFQAYREALSMSLGMNTALLFLVMLFAVFLALRQNSVILTSFAFFLGYLAAFLTGGSHQMMISTIILSAGLVMILWKKKWGIGLYPVVASYLLYSIFFFDSNILREAVVSPIVYYAIVYLICFFALFNILSIILEDKENYSQNIISMVINAFATFGFVLAVVWDYWYSFRGIFVILLAAVYFGLAYFTKKRELKNLSRAFFILCITFLSIAVYVQLEDFWIALTWAIEGFLLVYMGVKLHNLDLRYMGYIVLAAAATRSLLWDSTGLLFGERTISMLSITLALYGAAYLVSHVKLDDEEQLVRELLGIAATVILTLALATEITDSTGLFAAFSENARQVLLSVVWATESVILIVVGFLGRSSSLRSTGVVLFGITVVKILIIDLSNLEMLYRIFVTIIVGLIALSASFAYVKNKERIQGFLQEND from the coding sequence ATGGATCAAAATCAAAAAGGTTCTGATAGTGAAACTGCCGACATCGAACCGGAGAATTTAAAAAGATCCATTCAGCCTTATGAAAAGTTGATTCAGGATAACTTTCTCTACCTAAACAAAAAGATTGAGAAGCTAGAGAAGCGAGTTGCTTTTCTGGAAGGTAAGGGGTACACGCAGGAGCCTGAAGTAACAGTAGTAACAGTAGCAACAGCAGCTGAAAAGGTGGTGACTGGGAATGTGGTGGCTGAAAAAGTGGCAGCGGAAGCTTCCAGAGAAACGTACAAACCAACCGAGAACCTTGGATTCAAGGTCTTCGGAGCAGTGGGTTTCGTGCTAATTATGCTTGGTATGTTCTACCTTTATAGTTACGCTGTTGACCAGGGATGGATAGGGATCCTTGAGCGTGTTGCTTTGGGAGTTGCCTTCTCACTTGTGGTCTTAGTAATTGGGGAGATATTCAGAAGGAAAGAGTATGAGCGTTTTTCACAGCTCATTACCGGTGGTGGGATTTCACTGCTCTACTTCACAATGTATGCCACGTACCATTTTCAGGCATATAGAGAAGCGCTCAGCATGAGTCTTGGTATGAACACCGCATTACTTTTTCTTGTAATGCTCTTTGCAGTCTTCCTGGCGCTTAGACAAAATTCAGTTATTCTTACAAGCTTTGCGTTTTTCCTTGGATACCTGGCAGCGTTTCTTACAGGGGGATCGCATCAGATGATGATCTCAACCATCATACTCTCAGCGGGTCTGGTGATGATCCTCTGGAAGAAGAAATGGGGAATTGGTCTTTATCCTGTGGTAGCCTCGTACTTACTGTATAGCATATTTTTCTTCGACTCGAATATCCTTCGCGAAGCAGTGGTATCTCCTATTGTCTATTATGCGATTGTGTATCTCATCTGTTTCTTCGCACTCTTTAATATTCTGAGTATCATTCTCGAAGACAAGGAGAACTATTCTCAGAACATTATCAGTATGGTTATTAATGCATTTGCAACATTCGGTTTCGTGCTTGCTGTAGTCTGGGATTATTGGTATTCTTTCAGAGGCATATTTGTAATTCTGCTGGCAGCAGTGTATTTTGGGTTAGCCTATTTTACAAAAAAGAGAGAACTCAAGAACCTGTCCCGGGCATTCTTCATCCTGTGTATCACATTCCTCTCGATAGCGGTATATGTCCAGCTTGAGGATTTCTGGATAGCACTCACATGGGCAATTGAAGGATTCCTCCTCGTTTACATGGGTGTCAAGCTTCATAATCTTGATCTTCGATACATGGGATACATCGTCCTTGCTGCAGCTGCGACCCGATCATTGTTATGGGATAGCACTGGTTTATTGTTCGGTGAAAGAACGATTAGTATGCTGTCAATAACCCTTGCTCTGTATGGGGCAGCATACCTTGTTTCACATGTAAAACTTGACGATGAGGAACAACTGGTCCGGGAACTATTGGGCATTGCAGCTACGGTTATTCTAACTCTTGCTCTCGCGACAGAGATCACTGACAGCACAGGCTTATTTGCTGCATTTTCCGAGAATGCCAGGCAAGTCCTCCTTTCTGTGGTCTGGGCTACGGAATCTGTAATCCTTATCGTTGTTGGATTCCTGGGGAGATCAAGTTCTCTCAGGAGTACTGGTGTGGTGCTCTTTGGTATTACTGTGGTGAAGATCCTGATTATTGATCTTAGTAATCTTGAAATGCTCTACCGTATCTTCGTCACGATCATCGTAGGTCTCATAGCGTTGAGTGCTTCGTTTGCGTATGTGAAGAACAAAGAACGTATTCAGGGGTTCTTACAGGAAAATGACTGA
- a CDS encoding DUF4367 domain-containing protein has translation MTRIKNILVLLLLCSAFFSMGCVDEQFPEEEIAEQVQQKLDDFEKQKNDEFESSDGLIQVTDQDDDIPIPEELTLDEAKDIVGFEILLPSYIPEGYEFDHALVYSNGATSEDNIYETVTLVYKNGADWLHISQVFSGTEFSGMLPEGDVETVSINGSEGQFLALLETNILQWTTNDLELSITGKIDKDELVNMAESMA, from the coding sequence TTGACAAGGATTAAAAATATACTTGTGTTGCTCTTGCTATGTTCTGCATTTTTCTCAATGGGATGTGTTGATGAGCAGTTCCCGGAAGAAGAGATTGCAGAGCAAGTGCAACAGAAACTTGATGATTTCGAGAAGCAGAAGAATGATGAATTTGAAAGTTCGGATGGGTTAATACAAGTCACTGATCAAGATGATGACATTCCAATTCCAGAAGAGCTAACATTAGATGAAGCAAAAGATATTGTCGGTTTTGAAATACTTTTGCCTTCATACATTCCGGAAGGATATGAGTTCGATCATGCACTGGTTTATAGTAATGGTGCTACGTCTGAAGACAACATTTATGAAACTGTTACTTTAGTCTACAAAAATGGTGCCGACTGGCTTCATATATCACAAGTATTCTCTGGAACCGAATTTTCAGGAATGCTTCCGGAGGGTGATGTAGAAACAGTTAGCATTAATGGTTCTGAAGGACAATTTTTAGCTCTTCTTGAAACCAATATTCTACAATGGACAACAAATGATCTGGAACTGAGCATAACGGGGAAGATCGATAAAGATGAGCTTGTGAATATGGCTGAATCAATGGCCTGA
- a CDS encoding outer membrane lipoprotein-sorting protein: protein MCSAFFSVGCVDEQVTAEGIAEQMQQKEDSIEDYSCTMYITSSLGEEDTVVVYEMLFKNPRKMRSVVIQPAEKAGSLVVSDGETLWTYLSHENKVVQMGMPDISEVGHMDYVGMIGDVLNESDVSFLGFEEFDNRDVYVIGLIPKEEDETPLFGSNGKAWIDKETWVPLKYERYDEDENPMLSYEIRNLKVNTGISDDEFEFKIPEGAEVEVIDPIDINEIAAPEEVTLEEAKDTAGFDLLLPSYIPEGYEFDRALIFNNSATFEEDVFEKVILVYNKGDDWIRISEVVYETGSSDISDLDDAETVDINGSEGEFVAFVQTNLLRWTTGDIELSILGMENKDEIVKVAESMV, encoded by the coding sequence ATGTGTTCTGCATTTTTCTCAGTGGGCTGTGTGGATGAGCAGGTCACGGCAGAAGGGATAGCAGAGCAAATGCAACAGAAAGAAGATAGCATTGAGGACTACTCGTGTACTATGTACATCACATCTTCGTTAGGCGAAGAGGATACTGTGGTGGTATATGAAATGCTCTTTAAAAACCCACGTAAGATGAGGTCAGTTGTAATACAACCTGCCGAGAAGGCAGGAAGTCTTGTAGTTTCAGACGGAGAGACCCTCTGGACGTATCTTTCACATGAGAACAAGGTTGTGCAAATGGGGATGCCTGATATTTCGGAGGTTGGTCATATGGATTATGTCGGAATGATCGGAGATGTCCTGAATGAGAGTGATGTTTCATTTTTGGGTTTTGAAGAGTTTGATAACAGGGATGTTTATGTGATCGGTCTGATTCCAAAAGAAGAGGATGAAACCCCTCTCTTTGGAAGTAACGGAAAAGCCTGGATTGATAAAGAAACCTGGGTGCCGCTAAAATATGAAAGGTACGATGAGGATGAAAATCCGATGCTCTCATATGAGATTCGGAACCTGAAAGTGAACACCGGCATTTCAGATGATGAATTCGAGTTTAAAATACCAGAAGGTGCAGAGGTAGAGGTCATTGATCCTATTGATATAAATGAAATTGCAGCTCCGGAAGAGGTAACATTGGAGGAAGCTAAGGATACTGCAGGGTTTGACTTACTTTTACCTTCATATATTCCGGAAGGCTATGAGTTTGACCGAGCACTGATCTTCAACAATAGTGCTACCTTTGAAGAAGATGTTTTTGAAAAGGTCATATTGGTATACAATAAGGGAGATGACTGGATCCGTATATCAGAAGTGGTCTATGAAACCGGTTCTTCGGATATATCTGACTTAGATGATGCGGAAACAGTTGATATCAATGGTTCCGAGGGGGAATTTGTGGCTTTTGTTCAAACCAATCTCTTAAGATGGACAACAGGGGATATTGAACTGAGCATACTGGGGATGGAGAATAAAGATGAGATCGTGAAAGTGGCGGAATCCATGGTCTGA
- a CDS encoding nitrous oxide reductase family maturation protein NosD encodes MDDNGPADFVSIQDAVNSSKNGDTIVVYPGSYVGNLYIDKEIKLISKASDYDDAYVYATDPEDPVIHIIANNVTFRGFALLGVEEFDQTGIFLDEVSGNLIGNNDVVILKYGICLLNSSNNTIAGNTINPDNYEVFSSSGHNPADIGIKLYLSDNNILSNNVVNSNNDMGISLQISGNNTLDNNRISQNGVGIDLISFSQGNIITNNSLSDNLKGIGSDGTAVNNISNNEITFREEKEERSFNISITLILLSAVFVLFIIRKMRGMAF; translated from the coding sequence GTGGATGATAACGGACCTGCAGATTTTGTTTCAATACAGGATGCTGTTAACTCTTCAAAAAATGGAGATACGATCGTGGTCTATCCCGGTTCGTATGTCGGGAACTTGTATATTGATAAAGAAATTAAATTGATATCGAAAGCAAGCGACTATGATGATGCTTATGTGTATGCAACCGATCCCGAGGACCCTGTTATCCATATAATCGCAAATAATGTTACTTTCCGTGGGTTTGCACTATTGGGTGTTGAAGAATTTGATCAGACGGGAATATTTCTCGATGAGGTTTCTGGAAATTTAATTGGAAATAATGATGTTGTGATCTTGAAGTATGGTATTTGTCTGTTAAATTCCAGTAACAATACAATTGCTGGCAACACTATTAATCCGGATAACTATGAGGTGTTTAGCTCCTCCGGCCATAATCCGGCTGATATCGGCATCAAGCTCTATCTCTCGGATAACAATATTCTGTCCAACAATGTTGTAAATTCAAATAATGATATGGGCATTTCTCTCCAGATATCCGGTAATAATACCCTGGACAATAATCGTATATCACAGAATGGGGTCGGTATTGATCTGATTTCGTTTAGTCAGGGCAATATAATAACAAATAACTCTCTTTCTGATAATTTGAAAGGCATTGGGTCAGATGGTACTGCTGTGAATAACATCTCCAATAATGAGATCACATTTCGAGAGGAAAAGGAAGAACGATCTTTTAATATCTCAATTACTCTGATCCTGCTTTCAGCAGTGTTTGTTCTATTTATAATACGCAAAATGCGGGGTATGGCATTCTAA
- the fdhD gene encoding formate dehydrogenase accessory sulfurtransferase FdhD — protein sequence MPLDWHVERKTAQNNFWRDEERDFSAPYLPYRCVELTEDGSNEIDVDVIVEKEFHLSLNDVPIASFFATPREYRELATGFLLCEGFIDHAIDLLSVEVEDDKLICHADICPDRIKKTRRDIDPDSRFDFCSCAIGSRPCGKKIGSETDLKFNRKIFFKAVEHLKKDAKTWRRTGGTHSVIVCDSQGEILAFCEDVSRASAVDKAVGKAALSGVDMSNCALVATGRLSVTMVSKAINAGVSVLASKAGPINEGIDLARATGLTLVGFVRPPNMYVYNGIERII from the coding sequence ATGCCGTTGGATTGGCACGTCGAGAGGAAAACTGCCCAGAACAACTTCTGGCGGGATGAGGAGAGGGATTTTTCCGCTCCTTATCTTCCTTACAGATGTGTCGAGCTTACGGAAGATGGCAGTAACGAAATAGACGTGGACGTCATCGTGGAGAAAGAATTCCATCTTTCTCTCAATGATGTCCCAATTGCTTCTTTTTTTGCTACCCCGAGAGAGTACAGGGAACTCGCAACGGGATTCTTATTATGTGAAGGTTTTATCGACCACGCTATTGATCTCCTCTCAGTTGAGGTCGAAGATGACAAACTGATATGCCATGCGGATATCTGCCCGGACCGCATCAAAAAGACCAGACGGGACATTGATCCGGATTCAAGGTTCGACTTTTGCAGTTGTGCGATCGGCTCCAGGCCATGCGGGAAAAAGATCGGAAGCGAAACAGATCTCAAATTTAACAGGAAGATTTTCTTCAAGGCAGTCGAACACCTCAAAAAGGATGCAAAGACATGGAGACGTACCGGAGGTACACATTCGGTGATCGTCTGTGACAGCCAGGGCGAGATACTTGCATTCTGTGAAGACGTGAGCAGGGCCTCCGCAGTGGATAAAGCAGTCGGCAAAGCAGCCCTTTCAGGTGTTGATATGTCAAACTGTGCACTGGTCGCTACCGGAAGGCTGTCCGTTACAATGGTCTCAAAGGCCATCAATGCAGGAGTTTCCGTACTTGCTAGCAAGGCAGGTCCTATTAATGAGGGAATTGATCTTGCAAGGGCAACAGGCCTGACTCTGGTGGGTTTTGTCCGTCCTCCGAACATGTATGTCTATAACGGCATCGAGAGGATCATCTGA